The genomic segment TGGTCATCCTCTAGATCTTGCTTGCAATGTAATCATATTTACTTcctttcttgcttcctttttgaaaatttgcctCATATTCTTCTTTTCTGCAGTTGCAAGATGATGGTGGCTCGATTAAAATATAAGTGTTATTGATCCAAATCTTCCTTTTTTACCATGAGTGTCGCATAACAAACCTTTGACATCACATAATATTGTGTGCTGTATTAACAGTTTGAACTTCATGACCGATGATCACATCTTTAAAGCGTTCAGCTAATAATTGTTTCAACTTTATGCACATCTATTATTGTTGTCATATATCTTAAACTTGTGTCTTAATCTTCTTATGTAGAGACAGATACATCATATTTAcaggttttttattttttattttttgtgacgATTCTTTCATATACCATTATAAGAAACTGATAAATAAAAGCGATTACCATAAGGACTAGCCTTTATTTTCAATATGAGAGATGATACCTTTATCAGAAGATTGGCAGATTGTCCACTGATCATAGAAAGAATGacaaaattctttctttgctctTCAATTATGCTACAGTTGGATCACTCAGTAATATGAGGTCCTGTTTTGCATGGCTAAATTTATGTATGATACTGACAATGGTAAATCATCAATGACTTTGTCACTTAGGATAGGGAAAATGTAACTCAAATTACTTAGTACCTAGTCAGAATAGGGAAGCAACTGGTACACTTTAACTAAATAGTTTATTTAGATAAGCTTCAAGCAAATGATGTGTCTAAAGGTGATCAGCTCCTCTTTTAGTCACACAAATGATGCAgacaatttattttttttttttagtttataaTGTCGTCTCTTGTGGACTTTGCAGGTTCTCAAAAACTACTTTGAGTTATGAGCTAAATGTCATACCAACATTCAACTTCCCTGCAATTTTCTTGGAGAGAATAATCAGCTCAGATCTTCCTGTGAATCTTCAAGCCATGGCTTGCAGAGCTGAAAGTACTTTCAAGAACAGCCAGAATTCATTGACTGATGAAGCTCCTCCAGTTACAACATTAGCAGACTCCTTTACTTCCACAAGTTCAGATGTCAGTGGTGTTGCATCAGACAAGAATGATTTTCCCACTGgagaattaaaagaaaaattactcaAGGCTACCTTGAGCCCCTTATCTCCCGCAAAAAGTGAGTTAAGCAGTAATTGGGGAGTATTTGGGAAAGTATGCAAGCTTGATAAGCCATGTATGGTAGATGAAGTTCATCTTCGAAGATTTGACGGCCTTTTGGTAACTGATGACTCTTCAGGAAACCTTGCATTTACCTGTGAAAGCCATGTCTGAGAAAGCTGTCTAACCCATCATTTGGTCTTCTTGTGAAGGAAAATGGAGGTGTTCACCGTTGTGTTATTGCTAGCATAACCGTAAAAGCTCCAGTGCCTGAAGTTTGGAATATTTTGACTGAGTATGAGAGACTTCCTGAGTAAGTAACAAAGACTTTCATTTCAGACCTCTGAATCCTGGAGAATAATAGGGAAACTAATATGTTTCGTGGATGTCCTTTTCAGTAACCTGAAATCATTGTCCACATTCTAATTGatcttaaaccatcttcaactGGATCATCATGTGATAAGTACATTTTCTCTGTAAATGGAGCGCTATTCATTCTTGCACGAATTGAATTTATTGAAAGCTTCAGTTTTCCAATACATATAAAATCAATTGTCCACTGAGGATGATAAGAATAATCTCCTTATGTTTCAAGGCCCACAGCAACAGGAAGAAAATATGCTAAACCTTGGCACGAGTAGAAATTTAGGCAAGAGAAACTGCCGTCTTGAAAGAAATTGAACTTTCTGCATTGCACGGTCTCTAGATTTAAATTTTCTCTCTTGGTCCTCTCTTTCCACCCCATATTAAAACAGAAGTTGAATTAAGATCATTGTTGGAAAGTTTATGATAATTTACAGTTTCAAGCACAGGCTACTGAATCTGACAACCTTGAGAAAATCATTAGCTTAAAATGTTCtaattaacaataaaaaatgGGATATTCTGAATACTTTGCATGGTCTAGGTATTTTTAGAAATATGATTCTAGAAGGATATGGTTTCCCTTGGAATGTTATTTAGCTTAATGAAACAGAGAATACAACTCATAGCAatatctctttctttttctcatccTTGTTTTTGTTCTTTCGAGATCAAGGAGTCATGAAATGCTTAGCTATCTATTATAATAGTATAACGAACTGAAAAGGTTCATATCTACAAGGAGTTAAGGTTGTAGGCTTTCTAATAAAAAGGTTGGATCATTCTGAGTTAGAGCCCTGATGCTTTTTAGCTGGAACCATGATGCTTAGCCTGAGCAAATGATTATTCTgtattaaattataaaacaaCAGCCCCTGTTGCTTTTGAACAATTAATCTCATTTAGCTATCAAGCTAGAGTGGAGGAATGAGGAAATTCATGTGTCTCTGCATgcagtgagagagagagagagagagtgagtatgtgtgtgtgtgtatgaatGACAATAGGAGTAGTAATGGAATAAAGATTGACATATTAGAGGATAATAAAAAgagaggaattttttttttgtttcctctgAACGACATCTTCTATGTACACACTGTACATAGAATAAAGTTTTTACATTTTGGATCCAGCATAAATGAAACTTTCTCTTTGCTTTCTTTTAACTAGTGCAGGATAGTTCCAAACTTAGCTATCAGCAAGATTCTGTCACGCGAGAACAATAAAGTTCGCATTCTTCAGGTACAAACTGCTGTTTTCATACTAACAATTGATGGTGATATATCAATTGATGCTGTTTCCCTTTAGAAATGTCCATGTTGGTCTCATATGTACAATCTTATTGCTGTGCTTTTTCAGGAGGGCTGCAAGGGTTTGCTATACATGGTACTTCATGCACGTGTTATACTTGACTTGTGTGAAGTACTTGAACAAGAGATTAGCTTTAAGCAGGTTGAAGGCGATTTTGATTCATTCAGGGGGAAATGGAGTCTAGAACAATTAGGGAATCACCACACACTGTTGAAATACACTGTGGAGTCAAAAATGCGCAAGAATTCATTTCTTTCTGAAGCTATCATGGAAGAGGTTTGTCTCCATTGCTGTTTATTACAAGAATATAGTGTTTTCCTTGTCGAATTACGTCACTTTAGTGTGCATTGATGTATACGTATACATATATGTGATGGCATATATAATTTTTTCAGTTGAAAGTCCTTTTCACAAAAGATGAAATTCCAGGAAATGATTCTGTTAATCTTCATAATTATATCTGCTGTGACATTAGAATCCATCAAATTGATTATCAATCATCCTTGCCAAAATTTTATGGACTTGTAGGTGATATATGAAGATCTCCCTTCAAATTTATGTGCAATTCGAGATTATATTgagacaaaggttgctgaaaacACTTCCAAGGCATTTGACTATTCAGCTTACACAAATGAGCTTTTTGCTTCATCTTCCAACGAGAATTCTGCCAGTTATGATGAGCCGGCTAATCAAAATTTGAGTTCCACTGCTTCAGATTCATCTAGACAGAGACCTAAAGTTCCAGGATTGCAGAGAGACATTGAAGTTCTCAAATCTGAACTCTTCACTTTTATAGCTGAACATGGACAAGAAGGCTTTATGCCCATGAGAAAGCAACTTCGGAGGCATGGAAGGGTGGACATTGAGAAGGCAATCACGCGCATGGGAGGATTCAGAAGAATAGCTGCCTTGATGAATCTCTCTCTTGCATACAAACACCGCAAGCCAAAAGGTTATTGGGACAACCTTGAGAATTTGCAAGAAGAGGTTAGTTATTAGTTATTGAAAATCTGAGTCAATGAGAAAATCATGCAGCTagctccccccccccccaaaaaaaaaccaaaaacaaaaaaaaactaaagattGCTAAGCCTATGACAGAATCGAAATTAAAGGGTTAGCATTCTAGACCTCGACGTACTTACAACAGTGTGCTTGACTTCTCTATTGAAATCTTTGTGCTGGACTAATGTCTAATTCTACAGATAAGTTGGTTCCAAAAGAGTTGGAGAATGGACCCATCATTCATGCCCAGCAGAAAAGCTTTTGAGCAAGCAGGTGCAGAAAATACATTTCATCTTGTTTTCTTGTCATTTCAGTGATAATGTTTTAGAATTTACTTATAACCAGAAAAAGACTCAACTTTTGCACTAGCTGGTCCAGCTTGTCTTATGCATAAAAAGTTTCACAAAATCTTATTGGTAATCCTTTTATACGCATGAAATGAAGTCTAGATATGCTAGAGTGATTTTGATGTGGATGCATAATTTGAACTTAACATCATCAGAACATGTATATGTCTAAATAGTTCTTCAGCAAGTACGCGCCTTTAAATATCTTAATCAACATATACTTTTCAGGTCGCTTTGATATTGCACGTGCATTGGAGAAATGGGGAGGTCTTCATGAAGTTTCACGTCTTCTTTCACTTAAGGTGAGGCATCCTAACAGGCAGGCAAGCttagcaaaagaaagaaaaatggaagtttTGGCGCCTAACGAAGACCAGGCACCATCTAAGCCTTATGTTTCGCAAAACACTCAGAAGTGGCTGACAAAAGTGAAGGAATTTGACATAAATTGGGTGGAATGATGCCTGTATCTGTTGTTCTCGATAATTATGTATTTGCtgtaaattaatcaaaaatttcgGTATTAAGGAAGAGTAAGATTATGCATAGACCATGTTCCAATGATAATCAGAATATTGCTTTGCATTTGTGGCCATTGAAAAGAAttaagtatttatttatttttttcattatcaTCTATGAACATAATATCCCAATGTCATTCATAAGAAACCTGCCCAATCCTTTCTGAgcaaaatcttctatttcaactGCTGTTCCAGTTCCAAGTCAAGGAGTTTTCGAGAGATTAATTTCCTTTATATATGATGAACGATGGTGTCTGAGAATTCATAATGGATCCAAGATCTGGATCAGCCCCACTAGATGTTACAGCATTAAGGTTACCTCTAATCTTCCAATGTGTTAAACAGGGAAAAAGTTTCAGAACTTCCTTCTATCTTACCCAAGATTTGTAGCAGAAGCTTATAAAGAACTTTGGCAACGAGTAAAGTGGCTAAAGATTTTATAGTGTGGCTGGATTTCTGTGGAATATTAATGTGGGACGTATAGTCTTTAAACAGAATCAAAAAGAAATACGAAAGCTAAGGATCTAGTACAGGATGTGAAATAGATGCATAATTGTGTGAAATGATGCATATTGTGAAGCCATGAAATCAATACTAGCAtttgaaaaacaaacaaaataaataaacaaaaaaaaaaattgcttaaCTTATTGCCAATGCAGTCTCCACATTTATATAACTTGGAAATcaacacttttggaaaggtccAGCATAGGCTCCTGAATTACAAGCATTCGAACCATATTATCTGTAAATTAGCTTCCTGAGGCCAAGAAATGATGATGATGtttagtaatttcaaaaaaacaTCACTAAACCTTCTTGGGTACCTTTCTTCGCTACCTTTGAATGAAATGTGAGATCAAATAGGCTCCAAAATGTAATAAAACAGATCTTGTCATCTATAGAGTTTCTTATCAATTATTGACATTGGAAACTAACAAATAAACAAGCCTCCACCAATCTAGTATACAAGTTAAACAAAGTAATAAGAACTTATTTAGGGCAtacaaataataatagtaacATGAAAGCtagagaataaaaaaaaaagaaaaaaagaaaaagggaagaaactaaaatgaaaatggtaggaaataataaaaatgataataatcaaAGATAGAAGGGGTAATCTTATCTAAACATGGAATAAACGGGGAAAATTGCCTATTAAACGAGTTAGGGGGCTAAACCGCAACTCACTATATAATCTAAGGGGGTCTAGTGCATTTAACCCTTTAGTTTATTACTATTATCCATTGGTAATTTCCATCTACTCAAAGTATAAAAAGTATATTTCATGGAAGAGTTGGAAGTAGAAAACTGTCGTGATGCTGAACATCAACTATGCAATAATATGTCCTCTTCAAAATGGAAAAGACCAAGAACCCGCATTGAAAAAACACCATATTGAGACCCactatatataataaaaaaatttagaaaagtaaGTACGAATTCAAGCAGTGAAACTTTTCCTTATCTAAACTACAATTAACGGTCTCATTTTCAGGTATATTAAGATAGAATAGCACATAAAGCTGATACAACATAGTGACCAATGTATATTACACTTCCATGAACCAAACATAAGTCAGCTCTTAACAAATAACTTAGCTATTATCATTTCAAGCTACTCTTGCTACTCCCATCAAGAGCTGGCAAGCTATCGAACAAGACTTCAGCAGCAGTGTCTAGTTCCTGCTCTCATATTGACTAATGGAGGGGCAAGCCTAACAACATTGCCTTTCCCTGCAGTGAGTATGAGAAGACCAGATTGTTGACATGCATCAAGAAGTGGTGAGGCAGATACATCCCGCTCTATGCCAATAACAAGCCCTAAACCCCATACTTCTTTCACATGTGGATTTCCCCCTAGTTTCTTAACTAACAATTCTTTAAAATATTTGCCTTTCTTCACGACACAGGCCAAAACCCAGGTTTCGAGATTTTATCCAGTACAGCAATTGCAGCACTGCAAACAAGGGGATTGCTAGAAAAGGAGCTACCATGATCTCCAAAATTGATGCTGCCAGCAACCCTTTCAGGTGTCAGCACGGCCCCACTTGGTAGATCACCAGCAAGAGGTCTGGCAAGAATCATCATATCTGGATATATGTCATAAGCTTCATGAGCCCAAAGATAACCAGCCCTACTTAGGCCACATTGAACCTATAGGATAGAGAAAGCATTAGGAGTCCCTCTTGGTAAACAACACATTAAACAGATAGTAGTATAAGGGATACCATGGAGTAATCAAACAAGTACATTCAGATTTGATGTTTAGCATCCTTGTCTTCCAAACATTTCAGGATTAATTTACCATGTAAAAGGTTTAATGCAATAAGCATCCAATTGTAGTAATTGAGAATTTGCACTAAGAACTACATTGGATGGAGGAGCTCAGTAGATTCATGAGCTGAGGAGCGTTTTTTTCTGATTTCAACTCAAGAAGTATTCCATCACATCATCTTTCTCAATCTTAAATCCCATGTTTTGACTGTCTGATAGACCTAGCATTAATGTCAGTGGCAACAATTGTTAAGCAATTCCTTTAATGAAAATCCAAGATGtgaaatcaaaaagaaaaacgTGAAACAGCCACCAAGAGTTAGCTGCAGGATGGGATACCCGAATAGCACCTAGGCACACTTTCCCTGTGCTTCTAGAAAACCTATTATGCAACAAAAAAATGGGGATATGCGATATGGCTCTTGTGCCTCACTTAGTACTCAGTGTTCCTTGTGCCCAATTGCTGTCTTAATAAAAAATGCTATAATTTCCTGAGACACAGTAACTTACCTCATCAAAAACAAGAAGCGCCCCAGCACTATCCAGGCTGTGCGCAATGCCTCCAAAAACTCCTTTGTGGCACTGTATATACCACCTTAACCCTGGATAGGTTCTACAAAAACAGCTGCAATCTTGCCAATACTTATCAGCTTTGTTGGTGCTTGGATATCACTGTATTCCAGAAAGCTGACTCCAGGCATCACTGGTTCAAAAGGAATTCTATAATGCTTCTTGCTTGTTAAAGCAAGAGCTCCCATAGTCCTCCCGTGGAAGCAATTGCTGAAGGCAATGAACTCCTCAGGTGGTTGTTTTTTGCTGGGGTGCAAAGATCTCTGAAATTTCCTTGCAAATTTTATTGCAGCTTCATTTGCTTCCATACCAGAGTTCGTAAAGAATACATGATCAGCTAATGAGCTAGCAACCAAATGCTTGGCAAGTTCAACCTGAAAATTCCACAATACTTTAATAACATTTATCTTGCACACAGAAAAACTGAGAATGAAATGTAGAACATCCATTTAGTCTTTCTAGGAAATTCTTACATTGAATAGTTAACTGAACAGCCATCCATCATACCATCCATAGTTTCCCaaacaaatcaaatttgctAGTCCAGAAAGTCCTAAAGCACCGACAACTAACATAATTCACATGCTTTTAAGACCAAAATACTACAATATACTACTATCTCTTTCCTCGCCTAGAATCCACACCAGTTTCAAACCTGAAacagatttcaaattcaattaacAGACCTTCAAAATCATAAAAAACATATATTCCATATCACTCACTTGTAATTAAAAGAAATCCATTTGCTCAGATGATACCAATTATtgattgaattgttaaataaacaaaaacaagaggcagaaaaataatttaaaaaaaataggaaaactTTGCCTGTGGAACAGAGCAATATATGTTGCTGACATGGGTGAGGGTATTAGCTTGGTGAGTAAGCGCCTGCAGCCAATCAGGATCACCATGGCCAAAGGCATTTACAGCAATCCCAGAGCTCAAATGCAAATACCCTCGACCATGAATATCGTACAACTTACAACCTTTGCCGCTGGAGAGCACAACAGGGCTCTAGCATACGTTCCCACCAAACCCTTTTCTCCTCCTCCATTATCTCTTTAGCCCTTTGAGCATTTTGTCCTAAGGCTGGAGGCCTGGATGAGACAGAATCTGGTGCCCGGACGTCCACATTCAGGCAAGCTAATGGGGACAGAACTTGACGGTTTTGGGAGTTTGAATAAAGTGAATGGCGGAAATTAATTGGGTTTATGGAGAAGAGATGAATGGAGCTGCTCATGGTTTTGATTTAGGGTATTGAAATGAGTGGAATTGGCTATAGAGATCGGGATTTAAGTCAAGAAGCAGGGAGGAAGAGGGAAGAGAGGAATGGTCGAGGGCGGGGACTGGGAAACGTTCATTTTGCGGCAGACGGAAATGAAAGGGATGCATTAGTTAGCCTGCTGTGTAAAGCAGCCTAATTCGTTAACTTGCCGTGTAAACG from the Coffea arabica cultivar ET-39 chromosome 11e, Coffea Arabica ET-39 HiFi, whole genome shotgun sequence genome contains:
- the LOC113719094 gene encoding uncharacterized protein isoform X1 codes for the protein MIEVISKAPTSIHLAFTPDVSFECKLRNITCGLKSCLQKRCVALCSISDKPKWSSNGHMPNDGHSKYRNHHKNYSSEEEEEERKVHCEVQVISWRERRIKAEVVVNADVASVWDALTDYERLADFVPNLVSSMRIPCPHPGRIWLEQRGLQRALYWHIEARVVLDLQEFQTSANDHELQFSMVDGDFKKFEGKWSVKSGKRFSKTTLSYELNVIPTFNFPAIFLERIISSDLPVNLQAMACRAESTFKNSQNSLTDEAPPVTTLADSFTSTSSDVSGVASDKNDFPTGELKEKLLKATLSPLSPAKSELSSNWGVFGKVCKLDKPCMVDEVHLRRFDGLLENGGVHRCVIASITVKAPVPEVWNILTEYERLPEIVPNLAISKILSRENNKVRILQEGCKGLLYMVLHARVILDLCEVLEQEISFKQVEGDFDSFRGKWSLEQLGNHHTLLKYTVESKMRKNSFLSEAIMEEVIYEDLPSNLCAIRDYIETKVAENTSKAFDYSAYTNELFASSSNENSASYDEPANQNLSSTASDSSRQRPKVPGLQRDIEVLKSELFTFIAEHGQEGFMPMRKQLRRHGRVDIEKAITRMGGFRRIAALMNLSLAYKHRKPKGYWDNLENLQEEISWFQKSWRMDPSFMPSRKAFEQAGRFDIARALEKWGGLHEVSRLLSLKVRHPNRQASLAKERKMEVLAPNEDQAPSKPYVSQNTQKWLTKVKEFDINWVE
- the LOC113719094 gene encoding uncharacterized protein isoform X5, with amino-acid sequence MVDGDFKKFEGKWSVKSGKRFSKTTLSYELNVIPTFNFPAIFLERIISSDLPVNLQAMACRAESTFKNSQNSLTDEAPPVTTLADSFTSTSSDVSGVASDKNDFPTGELKEKLLKATLSPLSPAKSELSSNWGVFGKVCKLDKPCMVDEVHLRRFDGLLENGGVHRCVIASITVKAPVPEVWNILTEYERLPEIVPNLAISKILSRENNKVRILQEGCKGLLYMVLHARVILDLCEVLEQEISFKQVEGDFDSFRGKWSLEQLGNHHTLLKYTVESKMRKNSFLSEAIMEEVIYEDLPSNLCAIRDYIETKVAENTSKAFDYSAYTNELFASSSNENSASYDEPANQNLSSTASDSSRQRPKVPGLQRDIEVLKSELFTFIAEHGQEGFMPMRKQLRRHGRVDIEKAITRMGGFRRIAALMNLSLAYKHRKPKGYWDNLENLQEEISWFQKSWRMDPSFMPSRKAFEQAGRFDIARALEKWGGLHEVSRLLSLKVRHPNRQASLAKERKMEVLAPNEDQAPSKPYVSQNTQKWLTKVKEFDINWVE
- the LOC113719094 gene encoding uncharacterized protein isoform X2 gives rise to the protein MIEVISKAPTSIHLAFTPDVSFECKLRNITCGLKSCLQKRCVALCSISDKPKWSSNGHMPNDGHSKYRNHHKNYSSEEEEEERKVHCEVQVISWRERRIKAEVVVNADVASVWDALTDYERLADFVPNLANDHELQFSMVDGDFKKFEGKWSVKSGKRFSKTTLSYELNVIPTFNFPAIFLERIISSDLPVNLQAMACRAESTFKNSQNSLTDEAPPVTTLADSFTSTSSDVSGVASDKNDFPTGELKEKLLKATLSPLSPAKSELSSNWGVFGKVCKLDKPCMVDEVHLRRFDGLLENGGVHRCVIASITVKAPVPEVWNILTEYERLPEIVPNLAISKILSRENNKVRILQEGCKGLLYMVLHARVILDLCEVLEQEISFKQVEGDFDSFRGKWSLEQLGNHHTLLKYTVESKMRKNSFLSEAIMEEVIYEDLPSNLCAIRDYIETKVAENTSKAFDYSAYTNELFASSSNENSASYDEPANQNLSSTASDSSRQRPKVPGLQRDIEVLKSELFTFIAEHGQEGFMPMRKQLRRHGRVDIEKAITRMGGFRRIAALMNLSLAYKHRKPKGYWDNLENLQEEISWFQKSWRMDPSFMPSRKAFEQAGRFDIARALEKWGGLHEVSRLLSLKVRHPNRQASLAKERKMEVLAPNEDQAPSKPYVSQNTQKWLTKVKEFDINWVE
- the LOC113719094 gene encoding uncharacterized protein isoform X3, with the translated sequence MQMWLLFGMPLPTMNGLLISFPIFMRIPCPHPGRIWLEQRGLQRALYWHIEARVVLDLQEFQTSANDHELQFSMVDGDFKKFEGKWSVKSGKRFSKTTLSYELNVIPTFNFPAIFLERIISSDLPVNLQAMACRAESTFKNSQNSLTDEAPPVTTLADSFTSTSSDVSGVASDKNDFPTGELKEKLLKATLSPLSPAKSELSSNWGVFGKVCKLDKPCMVDEVHLRRFDGLLENGGVHRCVIASITVKAPVPEVWNILTEYERLPEIVPNLAISKILSRENNKVRILQEGCKGLLYMVLHARVILDLCEVLEQEISFKQVEGDFDSFRGKWSLEQLGNHHTLLKYTVESKMRKNSFLSEAIMEEVIYEDLPSNLCAIRDYIETKVAENTSKAFDYSAYTNELFASSSNENSASYDEPANQNLSSTASDSSRQRPKVPGLQRDIEVLKSELFTFIAEHGQEGFMPMRKQLRRHGRVDIEKAITRMGGFRRIAALMNLSLAYKHRKPKGYWDNLENLQEEISWFQKSWRMDPSFMPSRKAFEQAGRFDIARALEKWGGLHEVSRLLSLKVRHPNRQASLAKERKMEVLAPNEDQAPSKPYVSQNTQKWLTKVKEFDINWVE
- the LOC113719094 gene encoding uncharacterized protein isoform X4; amino-acid sequence: MPITVFANDHELQFSMVDGDFKKFEGKWSVKSGKRFSKTTLSYELNVIPTFNFPAIFLERIISSDLPVNLQAMACRAESTFKNSQNSLTDEAPPVTTLADSFTSTSSDVSGVASDKNDFPTGELKEKLLKATLSPLSPAKSELSSNWGVFGKVCKLDKPCMVDEVHLRRFDGLLENGGVHRCVIASITVKAPVPEVWNILTEYERLPEIVPNLAISKILSRENNKVRILQEGCKGLLYMVLHARVILDLCEVLEQEISFKQVEGDFDSFRGKWSLEQLGNHHTLLKYTVESKMRKNSFLSEAIMEEVIYEDLPSNLCAIRDYIETKVAENTSKAFDYSAYTNELFASSSNENSASYDEPANQNLSSTASDSSRQRPKVPGLQRDIEVLKSELFTFIAEHGQEGFMPMRKQLRRHGRVDIEKAITRMGGFRRIAALMNLSLAYKHRKPKGYWDNLENLQEEISWFQKSWRMDPSFMPSRKAFEQAGRFDIARALEKWGGLHEVSRLLSLKVRHPNRQASLAKERKMEVLAPNEDQAPSKPYVSQNTQKWLTKVKEFDINWVE